The Montipora capricornis isolate CH-2021 chromosome 6, ASM3666992v2, whole genome shotgun sequence genome has a window encoding:
- the LOC138050632 gene encoding glycine receptor subunit alphaZ1-like gives MIMLCLQSKDVGRFPLGFALFFVLLTRLRFCYANIGHQEACNRSAEQLLTWINNDNDVSSRPNKTGGPVIIVIESYILSISSINEQNMEFSLDMFFRQRWNDSRLCYLPDPDKSTDQRLILNAALRKNIWKPDIYFRNSKEARFHLVPTQNILFGIHPDGCILMSARITTVLSCQMNFRQFPMDQQTCHFNLGSYSQTEDNVIVKWRTLNRGLIVPENLEIPQYDMGKVIVKNRSRRYNTGVFSEPEATFVFKRRLMFYVYGFYLPVTLVVLLSWISFWIDPDSTPARVSLGVITILAMGNFLHGGGGAPNVSYATALDVYMITCFVFVFACLLEYAAVHCALNNSQKADINEQCSLVKFSEPMKSQATMEGKENESVSTTKNNNEERSKLRQKSLAQEAKLRYIWFNSTSLERYSRVAFPLCFVIFNVAYWLTYLGPSVENHGIW, from the exons ATGATCATGTTGTGCTTACAGAGCAAAGATGTTGGAAGGTTTCCTTTGGGTTTCGCTTTGTTTTTCGTCTTATTAACTCGTCTGCGATTCTGCTATGCCAACATCGG ACACCAAGAAGCATGTAACAGGAGTGCAGAACAATTACTAACCTGGATCAATAATGATAACGATGTTTCCTCCAGGCCAAACAAGACAG gtGGGCCAGTAATCATTGTTATCGAGTCTTACATTTTGAGTATCAGCTCTATCAATGAACAAAACATG GAATTTTCACTCGACATGTTTTTTAGACAGCGATGGAATGACTCGCGGCTTTGTTATCTGCCAGATCCGGACAAATCAACTGACCAAAGATTGATCTTGAACGCGGCATTGAGGAAAAATATTTGGAAGCCCGACATCTACTTTCGCAACAGTAAGGAGGCGCGTTTTCATCTGGTTCCAACACAGAATATTCTCTTTGGCATACACCCTGATGGTTGCATTCTAATGAGTGCTAG AATCACCACGGTGCTCTCGTGTCAAATGAATTTTCGTCAATTTCCTATGGATCAACAGACATGTCATTTCAACCTTGGCAGCT ATTCTCAAACAGAAGATAACGTGATTGTTAAGTGGAGAACCTTGAATAGAGGGTTGATCGTGCCGGAAAATTTAGAGATTCCACAGTATGACATGGGTAAAGTCATCGTGAAAAATCGCAGTAGAAGATATAACACAG GTGTCTTTTCTGAGCCAGAAGCAACATTCGTCTTCAAAAGGCGTCTCATGTTTTATGTGTATGGATTTTATCTTCCCGTAACTCTTGTCGTCCTTCTCAGCTGGATCTCGTTCTGGATCGATCCCGACTCTACCCCCGCACGAGTCTCTCTTGGAGTCATCACTATCCTAGCCATGGGCAACTTCCTTCACGGAGGTGGTGGGGCTCCAAATGTATCTTATGCCACTGCTCTTGACGTGTACATGATCACGTGTTTCGTTTTCGTTTTCGCCTGCTTGTTGGAGTACGCCGCTGTGCATTGCGCACTCAACAATTCACAGAAAGCAGATATAAATGAG CAATGCAGCTTGGTCAAATTTTCTGAACCAATGAAATCTCAAGCCACCATGGAGGGCAAGGAGAATGAGAGTGTCTCAACAACGAAGAACAACAACGAAGAAAGGTCCAAGTTGAGACAAAAGTCGTTAGCCCAAGAGGCCAAATTGCGTTACATCTGGTTTAACTCTACCTCATTGGAGCGTTACTCTCGAGTGGCATTCCCTTTATGCTTTGTGATATTCAATGTGGCTTATTGGCTGACGTATCTGGGACCAAGCGTCGAGAATCACGGAATTTGGTGA
- the LOC138052472 gene encoding afadin-like, whose translation MPANNMDDIRTKEDEREYLRKLIAEWNASRMDLFEISEPNEDLEYRGVMRFFFQDAGAKMATKCVRVTSLETTEDVMYVLVEKFRPDMKMLTNPNYSLYEVHPNGESRKLGKEEKPLVVQLSWLKDDREGRFLLKSDSEALVTTNVFNTENDPGQSFKRRLSKREKKELKKEAKKAKILGPSSPTKTNDDSAIAQTLYNELPETSFTRSISNPEIVMKMRRQRKLERKLQEFQSSEGVADSGGTLKIFADTLKPEIPYKTLLVSMRDPTTHIVKEALEKYQMEKENPEEYCLVMVNIPPEGSNGTSPLGKERIVHDEDNPLAIAATWPKDQGHVVFHLRRRADLPESKDRRQKRRSKSPSRVPKDKAPEIAIGERLANSFPEHLLPYLKELSSDGRELDYKGNVYRLPMEVTEVGSEKSMSSGGRYLELFAPHILPRHCVITNMDCIVSITPTTGDAEVYVDGKRIYESTRLKHGSTVKFGRLHTFRFGDPAYEESTTLPSSPGRDGSSISSDSDSQKRRDSRSGPRGRNREYEQNNHESGMFETTFGVDGEVETYTNEKTHLDLSPRSMTTPPDSPGDGVGDKLPAQLEFRESGEDAFFAAVISEVNGDRVHFKLAPTYTLYMCCRYRTSPAYREELTRQQRNERLSYTVQKIANMVRSTVEENSQLPGSLAFWIANSSELLHFLKQDIDVSPHLKESHQILFQSVQMAFRHLVQCVEQELRTLMSAFLDITEDADMEDSDVESMMDPDAPDSMAGERSFRYGPTGRPIGGDSWLGGRRRHGKPTISDILYTLSSAMSLLRRCRVNAALTIQVFSQLFHYINMWIFNKLVLQPQLGLCTRDWGYRLRRRLGQVESWAQKQGLELAADCHLCRVVQAALLLQSPKNSHSDINNISSVCYKLNSMQLRALLENYRPAPDELDIPRDLIDSVVAVAENTADELLRNQGQEVILEEDPHLQLQFLIPEDRYSSEVIRGVPAGLREFLKPLEGIGLCRLSIQPASSGMWTVYHMKHNKEAVTGDVTPRSPQAPEIMDVSFFKGQGGMGLSIVAAKGVGQDKLGIYIKQVVKDGPAAVDGRLQAGDQLLAVNGESLVGVPQERAAELMVKSGANVTLRIAKQGAIYHGLATLLNQPSQIITRDSQQNRVVLDNEDLVQASPTISEQEMQRPPGRWLQGDRNQSLSRWDEEDGGRPRYRDQWQIDEDRRRRDADEERRRLDEQRRHAEEQRRLEDERIRVERDRRYREEEERRLEEERRQVEEQRLREEERRQEEERRLEEQQRRAEEQRRLEEERRLAEEQKRLEDERRREEERRVEEQRLYAEEQRRIEEARAREERRLAEEQRRLDEERRREEERRQEEQRRFDEESRRKEMERRRGENALKMIGEQQRRQKPSVPRVTAQAVHVEAVHPPHRVRFDESEKDNQRLQLTVKVEEPEVAPQKRNKYYAASVSPISLSPKRESPREDKSPDEPPTSPIRIDSRDSRFGRYIMVTQSQAGTGGAQTVRPGESEPNSKDNWKPNEREEFSRWQQNEVKSAVERESALERREREERERREQEAWRFHLEKQKRDQEEVRGPSKQERDPRMEERTRVERERRDRERQELERERAEREREERERIEEERIMNQMQREELNEQKERENHLKQLEEEQVQLRNMEQARLRSGHKGSKEYLDLIESLSADEVEREFQKRLEEERKRKEASGFEEERTAGGLVSVTRVKYHSPDKEERMERGRKIDLLLDETMRRERERKEAERRRQQRDEEEEKLKSERQQRRVQQFEMDREQQRENQRRLQEQREKEQEEWLRQQREKRDQQRIEQEKIRLEKKMQEVEERNKKREEIQQRRDQEERLRRESEKQKQEQERLLAEEQRNAELKRDLERRKQLEEQRIVKEKEEQLRKHQVEEQQLQEGRTRKPSTEDHVNELKSRATADYERRRKLIDEELNRRRSEPISALKNPTLSKPKKQVSFSNVATEISDPTSSYVVGTSSGYSARITPAPSIKYVNTRAPKDAVPDSGRSQVPDDDDDDLPPPPPPPPPPEELLDDDNFPPPPPVKSQQSFDRFSALNNDRSRSLGYTSRVTVTPQGPPEYPTAYSSSGVPLRQPPITSSSAYPSYVTLPRKPRPVSYPAAFEMNQQGPAPVRYGSQENVLDGPGSRAQPPYAPTPSRLNNEDLNGPENARGRLARMSLTDEEKSEGQFVSKKPENLHFRDKLKMFNKESPEEKVRTSRWQQDQMLQMNGDLTRP comes from the exons agtcaaggaaactgggaAAGGAAGAGAAACCATTAGTAGTTCAACTTTCTTGGCTTAAAGATGACAGAGAGGGACGCtttttgctaaaaagtgattctGAAGCACTTGTAACAACGAATGTGTTCAACACAGAGAATGACCCAGGCCAAAGTTTTAAAAGAAGATTATCAAAGCGGGAAAAGAAAGAACTCaaaaaagaagccaaaaaagCTAAAATACTTGGTCCTTCATCGCCTACAAAAACTAATGATGACTCGGCAATTGCTCAAACACTGTATAATGAACTACCTGAAACTAGCTTCACAAGGAGTATTTCAAATCCTGAAATTGTCATGAAAATGCGTCGGCAACGAAAGTTGGAACGCAAACTGCAGGAATTCCAGAGTAGTGAAGGAGTAGCTGACAGTGGAGGCACATTGAAAATCTTTGCAGACACATTAAAACCCGAGATACCGTATAAGACGCTTCTTGTTTCAATGCGTGATCCCACAACTCATATAGTGAAAGAAGCATTGGAAAAATAccagatggaaaaagaaaaccCTGAAGAGTATTGCCTTGTTATGGTTAATATACCACCCGAGGGCTCCAATGGAACAAGTCCACTTGGAAAAGAAAGGATTGTCCATGATGAAGATAATCCACTGGCCATTGCAGCCACATGGCCTAAGGACCAAGGTCACGTTGTATTCCATTTGCGTCGCAGAGCAGACTTGCCAGAAAGCAAGGACAGAAGGCAAAAGAGAAGGTCAAAATCCCCTTCTAGGGTACCTAAGGATAAAGCACCTGAGATTGCTATTGGAGAAAGGCTTGCAAATTCATTTCCCGAGCATCTTCTTCCATATTTGAAGGAGTTGTCGTCTGATGGTCGTGAACTTGACTATAAAGGAAATGTATACAGACTACCCATGGAAGTAACTGAAGTTGGGAGTGAGAAATCAATGTCTTCTGGGGGCAGATATTTAGAACTTTTTGCACCTCATATCCTCCCACGGCACTGTGTGATAACCAACATGGATTGCATCGTCTCTATTACGCCCACTACTGGTGATGCTGAAGTTTATGTAGATGGAAAAAGGATTTATGAGTCAACTAGGCTAAAACATGGTAGCACAGTCAAGTTTGGCAGACTTCATACTTTTAGATTTGGGGATCCAGCTTACGAAGAGAGCACTACCCTCCCTTCTTCGCCAGGCCGAGATGGTAGCAGTATTAGCAGTGATAGTGATTCACAAAAGAGAAGAGATTCCAG ATCTGGACCAAGAGGAAGGAATAGAGAATATGAGCAGAATAATCATGAATCTGGAATGTTTGAGACAACGTTTGGTGTTGATGGCGAAGTTGAGACCTACACTAACGAGAAAACA CATCTGGATCTGTCCCCGCGTTCAATGACCACCCCACCAGACTCTCCAGGTGATGGTGTAGGTGACAAGCTTCCTGCCCAGTTGGAGTTTCGTGAATCAGGAGAAGATGCTTTCTTTGCTGCAGTGATAAGTGAGGTCAATGGAGACAGGGTTCACTTCAAACTGGCACCAACATACACACTTTACATGTGTTGCCGCTACCGCACATCACCTGCTTACCGGGAAGAACTTACAAGACAACAACGCAATGAACGATTATCTTACACTGTTCAGAAAATAGCCAATATGGTGCGCTCTACAGTTGAG GAAAACAGCCAGCTTCCTGGAAGTTTAGCCTTTTGGATAGCTAATTCATCCGAACTGTTGCATTTCCTGAAGCAGGACATAGATGTCTCACCACATTTGAAAGAGAGCCATCAGATATTGTTTCAGTCAGTTCAGATGGCCTTCAGGCATCTGGTGCAGTGTGTTGAACAAGAGCTGCGAACACTGATGTCGGCATTTCTGGACATCACTGAGGATGCAGATATGGAGGACAGTGACGTGGAGTCAATGATGGATCCTGATGCTCCTGACAGCATGGCTGGAGAGCGCAGTTTTCGATATGGTCCTACTGGAAGACCGATAGGAGGAGACAGTTGGCTTG GTGGTCGAAGACGTCATGGCAAGCCCACCATATCAGACATCCTTTATACTTTGTCTTCTGCCATGTCATTATTACGCCGCTGTAGAGTCAATGCTGCTCTAACCATTCAAGTGTTCTCTCAGTTATTTCACTATATAAACATGTGGATATTCAACAAACTGGTTCTTCAACCTCAGTTGGGTCTCTGCACAAGGGACTGGGGATACCGGCTGAGAAGAAGACTGGGACAGGTGGAGTCTTGGGCCCAGAAACAGGGTCTTGAACTGGCAGCTGACTGCCATCTGTGTCGTGTAGTGCAG GCTGCTCTCTTGCTGCAGTCACCCAAGAATTCTCACAGTGATATCAACAACATATCATCTGTTTGTTACAAGCTGAACTCAATGCAGCTTCGTGCACTGCTAGAAAATTACCGCCCTGCACCTGATGAACTTGACATTCCAAG GGATCTGATTGACAGCGTTGTGGCTGTTGCTGAAAACACAGCAGATGAGCTTCTTCGTAACCAGGGTCAAGAGGTGATTCTAGAAGAGGACCCTCATCTTCAGCTCCAATTTCTGATACCTGAGGACAGGTACTCCAGTGAAGTGATTCGTGGAGTTCCTGCTGGTTTGAGAGAGTTTCTAAAGCCCCTGGAAGGCATTG GTCTTTGTCGACTGTCCATCCAGCCAGCCTCCTCTGGCATGTGGACTGTGTACCACATGAAGCACAACAAAGAGGCAGTAACAG GTGATGTTACCCCGAGGTCTCCCCAG GCCCCTGAAATAATGGACGTTTCTTTCTTTAAAGGCCAAGGAGGCATGGGCCTTAGCATTGTAGCTGCAAAG GGAGTTGGACAAGACAAGCTTGGAATTTACATCAAACAGGTCGTGAAAGATGGACCGGCTGCCGTG GATGGACGTTTGCAAGCTGGTGATCAGCTCCTTGCTGTCAACGGTGAAAGTTTGGTAGGCGTTCCTCAGGAACG AGCCGCAGAGCTGATGGTAAAATCAGGAGCCAATGTTACATTGCGGATAGCGAAACAAGGGGCCATTTATCACGGTCTGGCTACTCTGCTGAATCAGCCATCACAAATTATAACGAGAG ATTCACAACAAAATCGCGTAGTATTGGATAATGAAGACCTCGTTCAAGCATCGCCTACAATCTCGGAACAAGAGATGCAGCGTCCTCCTGGGCGTTGGCTACAAGGGGATCGGAATCAATCGCTCAGTAGGTGGGATGAGGAAGATGGAGGGAGACCGCGCTATCGAGATCAGTGGCAGATAGATGAAGACAGACGAAGGAGGGATGCTGATGAGGAAAGAAGAAGACTTGACGAGCAGAGGCGTCATGCCGAGGAACAACGGCGTTTAGAAGACGAGCGAATTCGTGTGGAGCGCGACAGGCGCTACCGagaggaagaagaaagaagGCTTGAGGAGGAGCGTAGACAGGTTGAAGAACAGAGGCTGCGTGAAGAAGAAAGGAGACAAGAAGAGGAGAGGCGGCTCGAGGAACAGCAGAGGCGTGCCGAAGAACAGCGAAGGTTGGAGGAAGAACGAAGGCTGGCCGAAGAGCAGAAAAGACTAGAAGACGAGCGCCGGCGTGAAGAAGAACGGAGGGTAGAGGAGCAACGTCTTTATGCTGAAGAACAACGGCGGATCGAAGAAGCTCGTGCTCGCGAAGAGAGACGACTGGCCGAGGAGCAGCGACGATTGGACGAAGAACGCCGACGAGAGGAGGAACGAAGACAAGAGGAACAACGTCGCTTTGACGAAGAAAGCCGTCGGAAAGAAATGGAACGGAGGCGTGGCGAGAACGCGCTCAAGATGATTGGGGAGCAACAACGTCGTCAAAAGCCTTCTGTGCCACGTGTCACGGCTCAGGCCGTTCATGTTGAAGCTGTTCATCCTCCCCACCGCGTTCGCTTTGATGAATCCGAGAAAGATAACCAGAGGTTACAGCTCACTGTAAAAGTCGAAGAACCGGAAGTGGCACCCCAGAAACGGAATAAATATTACGCTGCGTCCGTGTCACCTATCTCTTTATCTCCCAAGAGAGAGTCCCCAAGGGAG GATAAGTCCCCAGATGAACCGCCTACCAGTCCTATTCGCATAGACAGTCGCGATTCTCGCTTCGGCCGATACATCATGGTTACTCAGTCACAGGCTGGCACTGGCGGTGCGCAAACCGTGCGACCTGGGGAGAGCGAACCGAACAGTAAAGACAATTGGAAACCGAACGAAAGAGAGGAATTTTCCCGCTGGCAGCAAAACGAAGTAAAATCGGCAGTGGAAAGAGAAAGCGCTTTGGAGCGAAGAGAACGTGAAGAGAGAGAACGGCGAGAGCAAGAGGCTTGGAGGTTTCATCTGGAGAAACAGAAGAGAGATCAAGAGGAGGTTAGAGGCCCGAGCAAACAGGAACGAGATCCTAGAATGGAAGAGCGTACACGCGTGGAACGAGAGCGTCGCGACAGAGAACGTCAAGAATTGGAGCGCGAACGCGCGGAACGCGAGCGTGAAGAACGCGAACGTATTGAAGAGGAGCGAATTATGAATCAGATGCAAAGAGAGGAATtgaacgaacaaaaggagcGAGAGAATCACTTGAAACAGCTGGAGGAGGAACAGGTACAGCTGCGAAACATGGAACAAGCGCGGCTGAGATCTGGACACAAAGGTAGTAAAGAGTATCTGGACTTGATCGAGTCGTTGTCTGCTGATGAAGTCGAGCGTGAATTTCAGAAGCGTCTcgaggaagaaagaaagaggaaagAGGCGTCTGGTTTTGAAGAG GAACGGACTGCCGGTGGACTGGTGTCGGTAACACGAGTGAAGTACCACTCACCAGATAAGGAAGAAAGAATGGAGAGAGGGCGCAAAATTGACTTGCTGTTGGATGAGACAATGCGTCGAGAAAGAGAGAGGAAAGAAGCCGAGAGACGACGGCAACAGAGAGATGAAGAGGAGGAGAAACTAAAGAG TGAGAGACAACAGCGGAGGGTTCAGCAGTTCGAAATGGATCGCGAACAACAGCGAGAAAATCAGCGGCGTTTACAGGAACAGCGCGAGAAGGAGCAAGAAGAATGGCTGAGACAGCAGCGGGAAAAGAGAGACCAACAGAGAATTGAACAGGAGAAAATTAGGCTTGAGAAAAAGATGCAGGAGGTGGAAGAACGCAATAAAAAGCGAGAAGAGATTCAACAACGCCGCGACCAGGAAGAACGATTGAGACGGGAATCAGAGAAACAGAAGCAGGAACAGGAACGACTTTTGGCGGAAGAACAACGCAACGCGGAGCTCAAGCGAGATCTTGAACGGAGGAAGCAATTAGAGGAGCAGAGGATTGTCAAGGAGAAGGAAGAGCAGTTACGGAAGCATCAAGTTGAAGAACAGCAGCTGCAAGAAGGAAGAACGCGCAAACCTTCCACGGAGGATCATGTCAATGAACTGAAGAGTCGTGCGACCGCCGATTACGAGCGAAGGCGAAAACTAATCGATGAAGAGCTCAATCGACGACGTTCGGAACCCATTTCAGCTCTTAAGAATCCAACCTTGTCCAAACCAAAGAAGCAAGTATCCTTTTCCAATGTTGCGACAGAGATAAGCGATCCTACTTCTTCTTATGTCGTAGGAACTTCATCTGGTTATAGTGCACGAATCACTCCGGCTCCCAGCATCAAGTACGTAAACACACGAGCACCTAAAGATGCTGTTCCGGATTCCGGAAGATCACAAGttcctgatgatgatgatgatgacttgcCACCGCCGCCtcctcctccccctccccctgaGGAGCTGTTAGACGACGACAACTTCCCACCCCCTCCTCCCGTGAAGTCGCAACAGAGCTTCGACCGGTTTTCTGCCCTCAACAATGACAGATCCCGCAGTTTGGGATACACATCCCGCGTCACTGTTACACCCCAAGGACCTCCCGAATATCCCACGGCTTATTCAAGTTCGGGAGTTCCGCTCCGTCAGCCTCCAATCACGTCATCATCGGCTTACCCAAGCTACGTTACGTTACCAAGGAAACCCCGTCCTGTGTCTTACCCAGCTGCTTTTGAGATGAACCAACAAGGCCCTGCCCCGGTGAGGTACGGATCGCAAGAGAATGTTCTGGATGGACCAGGGTCCCGTGCCCAACCCCCGTACGCTCCGACACCTTCGCGGCTGAATAACGAGGACTTGAACGGACCAGAGAACGCCCGCGGCCGCTTGGCCAGGATGTCGCTTACAGACGAGGAGAAATCAGAAGGTCAATTTGTTTCTAAGAAACCCGAGAATCTTCACTTTAGGGACAAACTCAAAATGTTTAACAAAGAATCACCAGAGGAGAAAGTGAGGACGTCGAGATGGCAACAGGATCAGATGTTGCAAATGAATGGCGATTTGACTCGTCCTTGA